In a single window of the Cucurbita pepo subsp. pepo cultivar mu-cu-16 chromosome LG18, ASM280686v2, whole genome shotgun sequence genome:
- the LOC111780596 gene encoding cadmium/zinc-transporting ATPase HMA3-like, with product MAAAAAAGNNGGALQKSYFDVLGICCSSEIPLIENILKEIEGIKEIKVIVATRTLIVLHDNLLVSQAQIVKALNQARLEANVRAYGDQQKNHRKKWPSPYAVASGLLLLVSFLKYVNPVFKWVALAAVAAGIWPIALKSFTAVRHLRIDINILALIAVIGTIVLNDYLEAATIVFLFTIAEWLESRAGHKANAVMSSLLSIAPQKAVLADTGEVVGADEVKMGTLLAVKAGEDIPIDGIVEEGKCEVDEKTLTGESFPVAKQKDSTVWAGTINLNGYVTVKTTALAEDCVVAKMAKLVEEAQNSKSRTQRFIDKCAKFYTPAVIIISTGIAVIPFALRLHNRSHWFHLALVVLVSACPCALILSTPVASFCALTKAATSGLLIKGGDCLETLGKIKIMAFDKTGTITRGEFMVTEFQALDKENISLDTLLYWVSSIESKSSHPMAAALVDHGRSLSINPKPENVDDFQNFPGEGVHGRIDGKDIYIGNRKIATRANCATVPEIKDEAKDGRTVGYVFCGTTAAGIFTLSDSCRTGAKEAMAEIRSLGIKTTMLTGDSSAAALQAQKELGKALETVHAELLPEDKTRLINDFKREGPTAMIGDGLNDAPALATADIGISMGISGSALAIETGDVILMTNDIRKIPKAIRLARRANRKVIENVILSVAPRTAILGLAFGGHPLVWAAVLADVGACVLVILNSMLLLRGTEGHKGKKAGMFSASHCSSKHKCCHVGSHSEEHGGHTHDHGCSNESSHSSSHHQHHHHHHHHHEHEDCGSLKKTHNGCSTQKCASTCDSGMKKSSSCKKSKLVDSCSRADDPAGSVKPFEHEHCVHNNQPDEHEHCVHNNQPDEHEHCVHNNQPDEHEHCVHNNQPDEHEHHTHFSCDDHHVEDEHYSLKNTLEFCSFPRCASNSCEKIQCTSSPASLDGSAGSDELHESGCCTHNTQSAQHDHEIQTLKCDLDDSHSSSPDHHNGNGCCSQKNAQKVSLSHSMCHSETCNSSPCGKTKCVDSTEKQHTPEGSLELLQDHNHCHQGSCDTSNFVSESQENHRKNCSEPCKSRPISRCTEDECTERAEMTVDCAEANEHHKMKQHHCHSHSSLENEGVHPHCKSSNGDNDGAINKTTKIELEAADHSNPKHGNTCKALENRETNNNCKTCRRGSSQLKIGKTCAGLKKNREIRGCCKSYMRECCRKHGDIRMAVRGGLNEIIIE from the exons atggcggcggcggcggcggccgGAAACAATGGTGGCGCGTTGCAGAAGAGTTACTTTGATGTGTTGGGGATTTGCTGTTCTTCAGAAATTCCTCTGATTGAGAATATATTGAAGGAAATTGAAGGGATTAAAGAGATTAAAGTGATTGTCGCTACAAGAACTCTCATTGTTCTTCATGATAATCTCCTCGTTTCTCAAGCACAAATTG TTAAAGCCCTAAATCAAGCAAGACTTGAAGCGAACGTTAGAGCATACGGAGACCAGCAGAAAAATCACCGGAAAAAATGGCCCAGCCCTTATGCGGTGGCGAGTGGGCTGTTGCTGCTGGTTTCGTTTCTCAAATATGTGAATCCTGTTTTCAAATGGGTGGCTTTGGCTGCCGTCGCCGCCGGTATCTGGCCCATTGCCCTCAAAAGCTTCACCGCCGTTCGCCATCTCAGAATCGACATCAACATTCTTGCTTTAATCGCCG TGATCGGGACAATTGTGCTGAATGATTATTTGGAAGCGGCCACCATCGTCTTCCTCTTCACAATCGCCGAATGGCTCGAATCCAGAGCCGGCCACaag GCCAACGCCGTCATGTCGTCCCTTCTAAGCATCGCCCCTCAGAAAGCGGTTCTAGCCGACACCGGCGAAGTTGTCGGCGCCGACGAGGTCAAAATGGGGACTCTGCTGGCGGTGAAGGCTGGTGAGGACATACCCATTGATGGAATCGTTGAGGAGGGAAAATGCGAAGTGGATGAGAAAACCCTTACAGGTGAATCTTTCCCTGTTGCCAAACAGAAGGATTCCACTGTTTGGGCTGGTACCATTAATTTAAACG GCTATGTTACTGTAAAAACTACTGCTCTTGCTGAAGATTGTGTGGTGGCTAAAATGGCTAAGCTGGTTGAAGAGGCTCAGAATAGTAAATCTAGAACTCAAAGGTTTATTGACAAATGTGCTAAATTCTATACTCCAG CTGTTATAATCATATCAACTGGCATAGCGGTGATTCCATTTGCTTTGAGACTGCACAATCGCAGCCATTGGTTTCACTTGGCACTGGTTGTGCTAGTGAGCGCGTGTCCCTGTGCACTCATCCTTTCGACCCCTGTTGCGTCTTTCTGTGCACTTACCAAGGCAGCAACCTCTGGCCTGTTAATCAAAGGAGGTGACTGCCTTGAAACTCTTGGCAAGATTAAGATCATGGCTTTTGATAAAACTGGGACAATAACAAGAGGTGAATTTATGGTCACTGAATTTCAAGCTCTTGATAAGGAAAATATAAGCTTAGACACATTGCTATACTG GGTGTCGAGCATTGAGAGCAAGTCCAGTCATCCAATGGCAGCTGCACTTGTTGACCATGGAAGATCACTATCCATTAACCCCAAACCTGAAAATGTGGATGACTTTCAAAATTTCCCTGGAGAAGGTGTCCATGGGAGAATTGATGGGAAAGACATCTATATTGGAAATCGAAAAATTGCTACAAGAGCCAATTGTGCAACAG TCCCAGAGATCAAAGATGAAGCAAAGGATGGAAGGACTGTTGGATACGTTTTCTGTGGAACTACTGCAGCTGGTATATTTACTCTATCTGATTCTTGTAGAACCGGAGCTAAGGAGGCCATGGCTGAGATCCGATCTCTCGGTATAAAAACAACCATGCTCACCGGAGACAGTTCTGCAGCAGCCTTGCAAGCACAAAAAGAA TTGGGAAAGGCTTTAGAAACAGTTCATGCAGAACTTCTACCTGAAGACAAGACAAGACTCATCAACGACTTCAAAAGGGAGGGACCAACAGCCATGATTGGAGATGGTTTAAACGACGCCCCTGCCTTGGCGACAGCTGATATTGGTATATCAATGGGAATCTCTGGTTCAGCTCTCGCAATAGAAACTGGAGATGTAATTCTAATGACTAATGACATCAGGAAAATTCCAAAGGCCATTCGACTCGCAAGAAGAGCTAATAGGAAAGTAATCGAAAATGTGATTCTTTCGGTCGCTCCTAGGACTGCTATACTCGGCCTGGCATTTGGTGGTCATCCACTTGTTTGGGCAGCTGTTCTTGCTGATGTTGGTGCCTGTGTGCTAGTTATCCTTAACAGTATGCTCCTGCTGCGAGGAACTGAAGGACACAAAGGGAAAAAGGCTGGCATGTTTTCTGCTTCTCACTGTTCCTCCAAACATAAATGTTGCCATGTTGGTAGCCATTCAGAAGAACATGGTGGTCACACCCACGATCACGGTTGCAGCAATGAAAGTTCCCACTCTTCTAGTCATCATCAAcaccaccatcaccatcaCCATCACCATGAGCATGAGGACTGCGGCTCTCTCAAGAAAACTCATAATGGTTGCTCAACTCAGAAATGTGCTTCTACGTGTGATTCTGGGATGAAAAAATCGAGTTCATGCAAGAAAAGTAAACTCGTGGACTCATGTTCTAGGGCGGATGATCCTGCAGGCAGTGTAAAACCCTTTGAACATGAGCATTGCGTCCATAACAACCAGCCCGATGAACATGAACATTGCGTCCATAACAACCAGCCCGATGAACATGAACACTGCGTCCATAACAACCAGCCCGATGAACATGAACACTGCGTCCATAACAACCAGCCTGatgaacatgaacatcatACCCATTTTTCATGTGATGATCATCATGTCGAGGACGAACATTACTCTCTGAAGAATACACTAGAGTTTTGCTCGTTTCCGAGATGTGCATCAAATTCATGTGAGAAAATCCAGTGCACAAGCTCACCCGCCAGCCTTGATGGATCTGCAGGCAGTGATGAGCTCCATGAAAGTGGATGTTGTACTCATAATACCCAATCTGCTCAACATGATCATGAAATCCAAACTCTCAAATGTGATTTGGATGACAGCCACTCATCCAGTCCTGATCATCATAATGGTAATGGCTGTTGCTCTCAAAAGAACGCTCAGAAGGTTTCTTTATCTCATTCAATGTGTCATTCTGAGACCTGCAATTCAAGTCCTTGTGGGAAAACCAAATGTGTGGATTCAACTGAGAAGCAACACACGCCTGAAGGCAGTCTAGAACTCCTCCAAGACCATAACCATTGCCACCAAGGAAGCTGCGACACTTCCAATTTCGTCTCGGAATCCCAGGAAAACCACAGGAAAAATTGCAGTGAACCTTGTAAATCAAGACCAATAAGCAGGTGCACAGAAGATGAATGCACGGAAAGGGCTGAAATGACAGTTGATTGTGCTGAAGCAAACGAGCACCACAAGATGAAACAACATCATTGCCATTCTCATTCGAGTCTTGAAAATGAAGGAGTTCATCCTCATTGCAAGTCATCAAATGGAGATAACGACGGAGCAATCaacaaaaccacaaaaatCGAGCTCGAAGCAGCAGACCATTCGAACCCGAAACACGGCAACACTTGTAAGGCTCTGGAAAACAGAGAGACAAACAACAACTGTAAAACCTGCAGAAGAGGAAGCTCACAACTCAAAATTGGCAAAACTTGTGCAGgcttgaagaagaacagagaaatACGTGGGTGTTGTAAGAGCTACATGAGGGAGTGCTGCAGGAAGCATGGTGATATCAGAATGGCAGTCCGAGGAGGCTTAAACGAAATCATCATAGAATAG